In Acetonema longum DSM 6540, a single window of DNA contains:
- a CDS encoding undecaprenyl-diphosphate phosphatase yields the protein MLWFIAVVLGIVQGLGEFLPISSSGHLILVRWLFNWETVIGQTGGNIDVDLDVALHLGTLAAVLIYFFRDWLELIQDGLTKGLETKQGKMFWYLVAATIPGALAGLALESKIEQIFRSQPLIIAGGLAIMGVILYYADKKMEERTTLNGITFMQALFIGTAQALALIPGVSRSGITMTTARLLGFTRKAAAKFSFLLATPIIAGAALRHTPNIIHNIGNPLFFVGILTSALVGFLSIGFLLKYLQRHNFAIFAIYRLILAAVIVFIYFGKGV from the coding sequence ATGTTGTGGTTTATTGCAGTAGTGTTAGGCATTGTCCAAGGATTAGGCGAGTTTTTGCCGATTTCCAGTTCAGGACACTTGATTCTTGTTCGCTGGCTATTTAATTGGGAAACTGTCATTGGGCAAACCGGTGGCAATATTGATGTCGATCTTGATGTGGCTCTCCATCTGGGAACGCTGGCGGCAGTACTCATTTACTTCTTTCGAGACTGGCTGGAACTGATTCAAGATGGTTTAACTAAAGGGTTAGAGACAAAACAAGGAAAAATGTTTTGGTATTTGGTAGCAGCCACAATTCCCGGCGCTCTTGCCGGTCTTGCTTTAGAGTCCAAAATCGAACAAATTTTTCGTTCACAGCCCCTTATCATTGCCGGCGGCCTTGCTATTATGGGAGTGATTCTTTACTATGCAGACAAGAAAATGGAGGAAAGAACCACTCTCAACGGGATAACCTTCATGCAGGCCCTTTTCATTGGCACCGCACAGGCATTAGCGCTCATTCCTGGAGTATCACGTTCCGGCATAACGATGACTACAGCACGCCTATTAGGATTTACACGGAAAGCCGCCGCCAAATTTTCCTTTCTACTGGCAACGCCGATTATCGCCGGTGCTGCACTGCGGCATACGCCTAATATCATTCACAACATTGGCAACCCTTTGTTTTTCGTAGGTATACTCACCTCAGCACTGGTTGGCTTCCTCTCCATTGGCTTTTTGCTGAAATATCTTCAAAGACATAATTTTGCGATATTTGCAATCTATCGGTTAATATTGGCGGCAGTCATTGTTTTTATCTATTTCGGCAAAGGAGTTTAA
- a CDS encoding ECF transporter S component, with protein MQTKTKKLTVLAMLSAFAYIVMMVGRIPVVLFLKYDPADVIITIGGFLYGPLAAFTMSAVVSFVETFTVSNTGIIGLVMNIISTCSFACTASFIYKSKRTLTMAIIGLITGWLLTTAVMLLWNYFITPIYMGVPREEIAKLLIPVFLPFNLLKGGLNAAITMQLYKPIKKALCKSHLMPVAEEKTATTDKVNIGAMLVSSFIITTCVLLILVFQGDI; from the coding sequence ATGCAAACAAAAACGAAAAAACTAACGGTACTCGCCATGTTAAGCGCATTTGCTTATATTGTGATGATGGTTGGTCGGATACCCGTTGTACTATTTTTAAAATACGACCCTGCAGACGTTATTATCACAATCGGCGGTTTTTTGTATGGGCCATTAGCAGCATTTACTATGTCAGCAGTGGTTTCATTTGTTGAGACGTTTACGGTAAGTAATACTGGCATCATTGGATTGGTTATGAATATCATTTCAACTTGCTCATTTGCTTGTACTGCTTCATTCATATACAAAAGCAAGCGCACATTAACGATGGCAATTATCGGACTTATAACAGGCTGGTTGCTTACAACCGCTGTCATGCTTCTCTGGAACTATTTCATTACTCCTATTTATATGGGGGTCCCCCGCGAGGAGATAGCCAAACTTTTGATTCCTGTATTTCTACCTTTCAATTTGCTTAAAGGAGGTCTCAATGCAGCTATAACAATGCAATTGTATAAGCCCATTAAGAAGGCATTATGCAAATCACACTTGATGCCAGTGGCTGAAGAAAAGACAGCAACCACTGATAAAGTGAATATTGGTGCAATGCTTGTATCTTCTTTTATTATCACTACCTGTGTTTTACTGATTCTTGTTTTCCAGGGTGATATTTAA